A section of the Erwinia sp. E602 genome encodes:
- a CDS encoding GMC family oxidoreductase, producing the protein MNQYDADVIIIGSGVMGGLIATQLAKAGKSVIIVEAGPRVKRQDIVERFRSSPFKMSLTNMKLQGVGSPYPDLPHVPSTYGSYLQQTGPVKYPTKYLRVVGGTTWHFGSALWRMIPNDFRLHSLYGRGRDWPIGYDELEPWYGAAEHELGVSGVDGQDESGQGGKAWPPRSTPFPMPGLEPSYLFKRLSVLLGKGGFNPVMEPNGRATRPWKRRPVCGGNNNCNPVCPIAAKYDGSMHIDEAEEHGARLLDNSVVCHIEAGDDGAIRAIHYKKPDGSQHRLTAKHFVLAAYGIESPKLLLMSTSERYPNGIANRSDQVGRNLMGHTGISMNVMMNEDVWPGQGPTELLVYLNNRDGAFRRDFPSYKIKVRNTVPTADYAASLIQKGVLGSQLDAELQRLSARSLNFAIDFETLPLAENRVVPSKTRKDAIGIPLPEIYYSVNDYWHAGKEQGLKDFAEFARLLNAEVSKIDTGYQDRQHIMGTTIMGDDPKDSVVNRHCQSHDHPNLFIAGTSVMPSASCMNPTLTGAALSLRLADYLLNTVKV; encoded by the coding sequence ATGAACCAGTATGATGCTGACGTGATTATTATCGGATCCGGGGTGATGGGCGGCCTGATCGCCACGCAGCTGGCGAAAGCAGGCAAATCGGTGATCATCGTTGAAGCCGGGCCAAGAGTGAAACGCCAGGACATCGTGGAGCGGTTCCGCAGTTCGCCGTTCAAGATGTCGCTGACCAATATGAAGCTGCAGGGGGTGGGTTCGCCTTATCCCGACCTGCCGCACGTACCGTCCACCTACGGCAGCTACCTGCAGCAGACCGGCCCGGTTAAGTACCCGACCAAATATCTGCGCGTGGTCGGCGGCACCACCTGGCACTTTGGTTCGGCGCTGTGGCGGATGATCCCCAATGATTTCAGACTCCACAGCCTGTATGGCCGCGGCCGCGACTGGCCGATTGGCTATGACGAGCTGGAACCCTGGTACGGCGCGGCCGAGCATGAGCTGGGCGTTTCCGGCGTCGACGGTCAGGATGAGAGCGGCCAGGGCGGTAAAGCATGGCCGCCGCGTTCAACGCCGTTTCCGATGCCGGGCCTGGAGCCGAGCTATCTGTTTAAGCGCCTTTCCGTGCTGCTGGGTAAGGGCGGGTTTAACCCGGTGATGGAGCCTAACGGCCGCGCCACCCGGCCGTGGAAGCGCCGTCCGGTGTGCGGCGGTAACAATAACTGCAACCCGGTCTGCCCGATCGCCGCCAAATACGATGGCTCGATGCACATTGATGAGGCGGAAGAGCACGGCGCGCGGCTGCTGGATAACTCGGTGGTCTGCCATATCGAAGCAGGTGACGACGGCGCGATCCGCGCTATCCACTATAAGAAGCCCGACGGCAGCCAGCACCGGCTGACGGCGAAGCATTTCGTGCTGGCCGCTTACGGCATCGAGTCACCGAAGCTGCTGCTGATGTCCACCTCAGAACGTTATCCCAACGGCATCGCCAACCGCTCCGACCAGGTTGGCCGCAATCTGATGGGCCATACCGGCATCAGCATGAACGTGATGATGAACGAGGACGTCTGGCCGGGCCAGGGCCCGACCGAGCTGCTGGTGTATCTGAACAACCGCGACGGCGCGTTCCGCAGGGATTTCCCCAGCTATAAGATCAAGGTGCGCAATACGGTGCCGACGGCGGACTATGCGGCCTCGCTGATCCAGAAAGGCGTGCTGGGATCGCAGCTGGACGCTGAGCTGCAGCGCCTTTCCGCACGGTCGCTGAACTTTGCTATCGACTTTGAGACGCTGCCGCTGGCGGAAAACCGCGTGGTGCCGAGCAAAACCAGAAAGGACGCCATCGGCATTCCTCTGCCGGAGATTTACTACAGCGTGAACGACTACTGGCACGCGGGTAAGGAACAGGGGCTGAAGGACTTCGCCGAGTTTGCCCGGCTGCTGAACGCGGAGGTGTCAAAGATTGATACCGGCTATCAGGACCGTCAGCACATTATGGGCACCACGATAATGGGCGACGATCCGAAGGATTCGGTCGTGAACCGGCACTGTCAGAGCCACGACCACCCTAACCTGTTTATCGCCGGCACCAGCGTGATGCCGTCCGCCTCCTGCATGAATCCGACGCTGACCGGTGCAGCGCTGAGCCTGCGGCTGGCGGATTATCTGCTGAATACGGTGAAGGTGTAA
- a CDS encoding sugar dehydrogenase complex small subunit, translated as MAQNNSGAGLSRRRLLQGMAVLSLSAACSALFPAEMARAAASAAPLQRFSEVSAFLVSRPVGAILSRRYLDALTRHYPNFPAQLDALATALARRSDTHVDAFLQDTAAGTPLHDTATLIVSAWYTGVVGEGAKTELIAYADAMMYLPTQGILAVPTYGGGPDSWGEKPGVSTAQQGATA; from the coding sequence ATGGCGCAAAATAATTCCGGCGCCGGACTGAGCCGTCGCCGCCTGCTGCAGGGGATGGCGGTGCTGTCGCTCAGCGCCGCCTGCAGCGCCCTGTTCCCCGCGGAGATGGCCCGTGCGGCGGCCAGCGCCGCTCCGCTACAGCGCTTCAGCGAAGTGTCTGCTTTCCTGGTCAGCCGCCCGGTCGGGGCGATCCTCAGCCGCCGCTATCTGGACGCGCTGACCCGTCACTACCCGAACTTTCCGGCGCAGCTCGACGCACTGGCCACCGCGCTCGCCCGGCGTAGCGATACGCATGTGGATGCGTTTCTGCAGGACACCGCCGCCGGTACGCCGCTGCACGACACCGCCACGCTGATCGTCAGCGCCTGGTACACCGGCGTGGTTGGCGAGGGGGCGAAGACGGAGCTGATCGCTTATGCGGACGCGATGATGTACCTGCCCACGCAGGGTATTCTGGCGGTACCCACCTACGGCGGCGGGCCGGATTCATGGGGCGAGAAGCCCGGGGTTTCAACGGCACAACAGGGAGCAACGGCATGA
- a CDS encoding cytochrome c, giving the protein MRRLSLPLAVSLILFSGMSTAEPVDSGDRALMARGQYLATAADCGACHTSPHQGEPMAGGYAIASPMGSIYASNITPSPTAGIGDWSEAEFARAVREGINKQGQHLYPAMPYPSYAKISDEDIHALYVWFMHGVRPVDVAAPQTRLPFPFSLRASMAVWNLLFADNTRFVPSPTASDEVNRGDYLVNALAHCDTCHTPRNLLMGQQNDQPLAGGSLGSWYAPDITPDMQSGIGSWSKAELAQYLKTGHVRGKAQAAGPMAEAVEHSLQHLTDPDINAIVAYLQQVPASGGGAARSRDGFGQPSSTEQQRRGDNRADDAGWQIYSSTCAACHQPDGQGTARYPSLFHNTATGAEQADNLIATILFGVQRRVKDEAVAMPAFGPAAAWTDRLSDRQVADVSNYVLQQYGNPALHVTEQQVQTVREGGETPLLVRLTRPWVLTAVVIVAGAIVAGGIALARRKRRRYGAK; this is encoded by the coding sequence GTGAGACGTCTTAGTCTTCCGCTGGCCGTCAGCCTGATCCTTTTCAGCGGGATGAGCACCGCTGAACCGGTTGATTCCGGGGATCGGGCGCTGATGGCCAGGGGACAATATCTCGCGACCGCCGCCGACTGCGGAGCCTGCCACACCTCGCCGCACCAGGGTGAACCGATGGCCGGCGGTTATGCGATCGCTTCCCCGATGGGAAGCATATATGCCAGTAATATCACCCCCTCCCCCACCGCCGGTATCGGTGACTGGAGCGAAGCGGAGTTTGCCCGCGCGGTGCGTGAAGGGATCAATAAACAGGGTCAGCACCTTTATCCGGCGATGCCTTACCCCTCCTACGCGAAAATCAGCGATGAGGATATTCACGCCCTTTACGTCTGGTTTATGCACGGCGTCAGGCCGGTGGACGTTGCCGCACCGCAAACCCGCCTGCCGTTTCCCTTCAGCCTGCGCGCGTCAATGGCGGTGTGGAACCTGCTGTTTGCTGATAACACGCGCTTTGTCCCTTCACCGACGGCGAGCGATGAGGTCAACCGGGGTGACTATCTGGTCAACGCGCTGGCCCACTGTGATACCTGCCACACGCCGCGTAACCTGCTGATGGGCCAGCAGAATGACCAGCCGCTGGCCGGCGGCAGCCTCGGCAGCTGGTACGCGCCCGACATCACCCCGGATATGCAGTCTGGGATCGGCAGCTGGAGCAAGGCCGAACTGGCGCAGTATCTGAAAACCGGCCACGTCAGGGGTAAAGCGCAGGCCGCAGGCCCGATGGCCGAGGCGGTTGAACACAGCCTGCAGCACCTGACGGACCCGGATATCAACGCCATCGTGGCCTATCTGCAGCAGGTGCCCGCCTCCGGCGGCGGCGCGGCGCGCTCCCGCGACGGCTTCGGCCAGCCCTCGTCCACAGAGCAGCAGCGGCGCGGCGATAACAGGGCGGATGATGCCGGCTGGCAGATTTACAGCAGCACCTGCGCCGCCTGCCACCAGCCTGACGGCCAGGGCACCGCCCGTTACCCTTCGCTGTTCCACAATACCGCCACCGGCGCAGAACAGGCCGATAACCTGATCGCCACCATTCTGTTCGGCGTGCAGCGCAGGGTGAAAGACGAGGCGGTGGCGATGCCCGCCTTCGGCCCCGCAGCGGCGTGGACCGACCGCCTCAGCGACCGTCAGGTTGCCGACGTCAGCAACTATGTGCTGCAGCAGTACGGCAATCCCGCGCTGCACGTTACCGAACAACAGGTACAAACCGTGCGCGAAGGCGGTGAAACCCCGCTGCTGGTCAGGCTGACCCGGCCCTGGGTGCTGACCGCAGTGGTTATCGTCGCGGGCGCAATCGTCGCGGGCGGCATTGCCCTCGCACGCAGAAAACGGAGGCGCTATGGCGCAAAATAA
- a CDS encoding beta-propeller fold lactonase family protein, whose translation MKKMLTAAALLALTAGCAQAQSRVYVSNDVSGTVTGYRLDTSRGTLEATGTFPAGKKAMSSVVSPDHKMLYVSVRSQPYRVVAYHIEADGQLQKRSETPLPQSMAYLSTDRSGRFLLSASFGGDLVSINAIDGQGNVVEKPVQVVHTGKRAHAVQVDAENRFLYVTQLGTDQLLQFRFDAGSGRVTPLDPPFINIQHEAATGPRHFVFAPSRDGHGQRNMYILNEMAGNITRVTLDDQGRATAHEDVSSVSPDEDMQRGEARPLTGDDDLPPSAKPRIWQADIHITPDGRYLYATERTSSTLTSFRVDPTDGHLTRLESIKTEAQPRGFAIDNSGRFLIESGQKSDHISLYRINPADGALTLAGRYPGGDGANWVTLVEP comes from the coding sequence ATGAAAAAAATGCTTACCGCGGCCGCGCTTCTGGCGCTGACCGCAGGCTGCGCCCAGGCGCAAAGCCGGGTTTACGTCTCCAATGACGTCAGCGGTACGGTGACCGGCTACCGGCTGGACACGTCACGCGGCACGCTGGAGGCCACTGGCACCTTCCCCGCCGGAAAAAAGGCGATGTCGTCGGTGGTCTCACCGGATCATAAAATGCTGTACGTTTCGGTGCGCAGCCAGCCTTACCGCGTGGTCGCGTACCACATTGAGGCCGACGGCCAGCTGCAGAAGCGCAGCGAAACGCCGCTGCCGCAGAGCATGGCGTATCTCTCCACCGATCGTTCGGGCCGTTTCCTGCTGAGCGCGTCGTTCGGCGGCGATCTGGTCAGCATCAACGCCATTGACGGCCAGGGTAATGTGGTGGAGAAGCCGGTGCAGGTGGTGCATACCGGCAAGCGCGCCCACGCCGTGCAGGTTGACGCGGAAAACCGCTTCCTTTACGTGACGCAGCTCGGCACCGACCAGCTGCTGCAGTTCCGCTTTGATGCCGGCAGCGGCCGCGTCACCCCGCTCGATCCGCCGTTTATCAATATCCAGCATGAGGCGGCCACCGGCCCGCGCCATTTTGTCTTCGCCCCGTCGCGCGACGGCCACGGTCAGCGCAATATGTACATCCTCAACGAGATGGCGGGCAATATTACCCGCGTCACGCTGGACGACCAGGGCCGCGCCACCGCGCACGAAGACGTTTCGTCCGTCTCACCGGATGAAGACATGCAGCGCGGCGAGGCGCGGCCGCTGACCGGCGATGACGATTTGCCGCCGTCGGCGAAGCCACGCATCTGGCAGGCGGATATCCACATCACGCCGGACGGCCGTTATCTCTACGCCACCGAGCGCACCAGCAGCACCCTGACCTCGTTCCGCGTCGATCCCACCGACGGCCATCTGACCCGCCTGGAAAGTATTAAAACCGAAGCGCAGCCGCGCGGATTTGCCATCGATAACAGCGGCCGGTTTCTGATTGAGTCCGGCCAGAAGTCAGATCACATCTCGCTGTACCGCATCAATCCGGCAGACGGTGCGCTGACGCTGGCCGGCCGCTATCCGGGTGGCGACGGTGCCAACTGGGTGACGCTGGTCGAACCCTGA
- a CDS encoding aldolase, whose amino-acid sequence MNNEQQLREEIVWAGASLFRRGYTVGTAGNISARLDDGWLITPTDACLGRLEAAKIAKVSATGEWLSGDKPSKTLLLHRQVYDRNPEVNSVVHTHSTHLVGLTLQGVWQQSSILPPITPYQVMKVGRIPLIGYRRPGAADVAHQVAQLACEVRGVMLERLGPVVWGGSVISACAALEELEETARLWLLAAEKPQPLSEQQVAELCETFATRW is encoded by the coding sequence ATGAACAATGAACAACAGCTTCGTGAAGAGATCGTCTGGGCCGGTGCCAGCCTGTTCCGGCGCGGCTACACCGTCGGCACCGCCGGCAACATCAGCGCCCGGCTGGATGACGGCTGGCTGATTACGCCCACCGACGCCTGCCTCGGGCGTCTGGAGGCGGCGAAAATTGCCAAAGTCTCTGCCACGGGGGAGTGGCTCTCCGGCGACAAGCCGTCCAAGACGCTGCTGCTGCATCGCCAGGTGTATGACCGAAACCCCGAGGTGAACAGCGTGGTGCATACCCACTCCACCCATCTGGTGGGGCTGACGCTGCAGGGCGTCTGGCAGCAGAGCAGCATTCTGCCGCCGATCACCCCGTATCAGGTGATGAAGGTCGGCCGCATTCCGTTAATCGGCTATCGTCGTCCCGGCGCGGCGGACGTTGCGCACCAGGTCGCGCAGCTGGCCTGCGAAGTCCGTGGCGTGATGCTGGAGCGTCTCGGCCCGGTTGTCTGGGGCGGCAGCGTCATCAGCGCCTGTGCGGCGCTGGAGGAGCTGGAAGAGACCGCCCGCCTGTGGCTGCTGGCGGCGGAAAAACCGCAGCCCCTGAGCGAGCAACAGGTTGCCGAGCTGTGTGAGACGTTTGCCACCCGCTGGTAG
- a CDS encoding MFS transporter has protein sequence MRRYPRIRWLMIAFCFFAIAINYIDRINLAIAAPHIKADLGLDDTSMGLILGAFFWTYALMQIPAGRMIDRLGARAGLAIAVGWWSLFTVFTAFGRGFTSIFASRLMLGIGESGGYPGCAKVVYSWFAKKERGTASGIFDAGPRAGSAIALPLVAWLISTWDWETSFVVTGALGLIWVVIWLMFYREPEEMKGLDEQERQNLLEDRSVNVVDKSEKVSIRALFRYRTVWGMMIGFFCMNFATYFFVTWFPTYLTIAHGFSLKELGTLGAIPALMGIPGSLLGGICSDWMYRKGFSLTTARKTCLIAGMLLSSVIAFAAFTTSIPLILTLFSLTYAGLAFTASNIWTLPADVAPSSGYVGTLGGIQNFAGNLAGIVTASFTGLMLTLSHGSFVVPLLVAGGICLFGAFNFMFIMGKVEPLVLKNADADARPAATHS, from the coding sequence ATGCGTAGATACCCACGAATCCGATGGCTGATGATCGCCTTCTGCTTTTTCGCTATCGCCATCAACTATATAGACCGTATTAACCTGGCCATCGCCGCGCCACATATTAAAGCCGACCTCGGGCTGGATGACACCAGCATGGGGCTGATCCTCGGTGCCTTCTTCTGGACCTATGCGCTGATGCAGATCCCCGCAGGGCGCATGATCGACCGCCTGGGCGCACGCGCCGGTCTGGCCATCGCGGTCGGCTGGTGGTCACTGTTTACGGTGTTCACCGCGTTTGGCCGCGGCTTCACGTCCATTTTCGCCTCGCGTTTAATGCTCGGCATCGGTGAGTCCGGCGGCTATCCCGGTTGCGCCAAGGTGGTCTACTCGTGGTTTGCCAAAAAAGAGCGCGGAACCGCCAGCGGCATCTTCGACGCCGGCCCGCGCGCCGGAAGCGCTATCGCCCTGCCGCTGGTGGCCTGGCTGATCAGCACCTGGGACTGGGAGACCTCCTTCGTGGTCACCGGCGCGCTGGGACTGATCTGGGTGGTTATCTGGCTGATGTTCTACCGCGAACCGGAGGAGATGAAGGGCCTCGACGAGCAGGAGCGCCAGAATCTGCTGGAGGACCGCAGCGTCAACGTGGTCGACAAAAGTGAGAAAGTCAGCATCCGCGCGCTGTTCCGCTACCGCACCGTCTGGGGGATGATGATCGGCTTCTTCTGCATGAACTTCGCCACCTACTTCTTCGTGACCTGGTTCCCGACCTACCTGACCATCGCCCACGGCTTCTCCCTGAAAGAGCTGGGGACGCTGGGTGCGATCCCGGCGCTGATGGGTATCCCCGGCAGCCTGCTGGGCGGTATCTGTTCCGACTGGATGTACCGCAAAGGTTTCTCGCTGACCACCGCGCGCAAAACCTGCCTGATCGCCGGCATGCTGCTCTCTTCGGTGATCGCCTTTGCCGCCTTTACCACCAGCATTCCGCTGATCCTGACGCTGTTCTCACTGACCTACGCGGGCCTGGCCTTTACCGCCTCCAACATCTGGACCCTGCCCGCAGACGTTGCGCCCAGCTCCGGCTATGTCGGCACGCTGGGAGGGATTCAGAACTTTGCCGGCAACCTGGCGGGGATCGTTACCGCTTCATTTACCGGCCTGATGCTGACCCTGAGCCACGGTTCCTTTGTCGTGCCGCTGCTGGTCGCAGGCGGTATCTGCCTGTTCGGCGCGTTTAACTTTATGTTCATCATGGGCAAGGTTGAACCGCTGGTGCTGAAAAACGCGGATGCTGACGCCAGACCTGCCGCCACCCATTCATAA
- a CDS encoding LacI family DNA-binding transcriptional regulator, which translates to MSDKFPAPARVSLEDVAHHAGVSTATVSRVLNGSTSVKAASRQAVERACEELGYVINRAARTLASRRSMTIGAVVPTLATETFSRPLAAFQQKIHQSGYTLLLANSDFDPDTELKEVNKLIEYGIDALMLVGNSHHPRLRERINQLGIPCIQTFSVDAGHPSIGYDNEQAAAEITSHLLGLGHKQFAVIVGTPPSNDRVSDRITGTREALSAAGLTLAEENLINSAFTMNDARQAMFRLLDGPVPPTAVICGNDLLAFGAMRAAAERYLRIPNDISITGFNDYEYAEHLEHPLTTMRVELDQIGLLAADYLLATLNDQPAPRQTLLKPELIVRGSTGSPPRQPR; encoded by the coding sequence ATGTCCGACAAGTTCCCCGCCCCCGCGCGGGTCTCGCTGGAAGACGTTGCCCACCACGCCGGGGTTTCAACGGCCACCGTCTCCCGGGTGCTTAACGGCAGCACCTCGGTGAAAGCCGCCAGCCGTCAGGCGGTGGAACGCGCCTGCGAGGAGCTGGGATACGTGATTAACCGCGCGGCGCGCACGCTGGCTTCCCGGCGCAGCATGACCATTGGCGCGGTGGTGCCGACGCTGGCGACGGAAACGTTCTCGCGGCCGCTGGCGGCGTTTCAGCAGAAGATCCACCAGTCTGGCTACACGCTGCTGCTGGCCAACTCCGATTTCGACCCGGATACCGAGCTGAAAGAGGTCAACAAGCTGATCGAGTACGGCATCGATGCGCTGATGCTGGTGGGGAATTCTCACCACCCGCGCCTGAGGGAGCGCATCAACCAGCTGGGGATCCCCTGCATCCAGACCTTCTCGGTCGACGCGGGCCACCCGAGCATTGGCTACGACAACGAGCAGGCCGCCGCTGAGATAACGTCCCATCTGCTGGGGCTGGGGCATAAGCAGTTTGCGGTGATCGTCGGGACCCCGCCGTCCAACGACCGCGTCTCCGATCGTATTACCGGCACGCGCGAAGCGCTGTCGGCGGCGGGGCTGACGCTGGCGGAGGAGAATCTGATCAACAGCGCTTTTACCATGAATGACGCCCGTCAGGCCATGTTCCGGCTGCTGGACGGCCCGGTGCCGCCAACGGCGGTGATTTGTGGTAACGATCTGCTGGCGTTTGGTGCGATGCGCGCGGCGGCCGAACGCTACCTGCGTATTCCAAACGACATTTCGATCACCGGCTTTAACGACTACGAGTACGCGGAACATCTGGAGCATCCGCTGACCACCATGCGGGTGGAACTGGACCAGATAGGCCTGCTCGCCGCCGACTACCTGCTGGCGACGCTGAACGACCAGCCCGCGCCGCGCCAGACGCTGCTGAAGCCGGAGCTGATCGTGCGCGGCAGCACCGGCTCACCGCCGCGCCAGCCGCGCTGA
- a CDS encoding substrate-binding domain-containing protein: MSAQQTVKLFSVLAIRAAFDRLLPLWQQRCPQVELQVEWAPTTRIEQWIADGRRADAVIVTTEAMDRLVEQAVVEAGSRRELVDSTIGVATLPDAAQPDLSSAAALKQSLLQARSVGYSLGGASGIWFKTVLERLDITQAVNARASTIDEGFTARLLLEGKADLAVQQISELLTVPGIKIAGPLPDELQKVLSFPGALFRNAGRPAEAAALLAFLRSDAAREVFQACGLTPRA, from the coding sequence ATGAGCGCCCAGCAAACCGTTAAGCTGTTCAGCGTACTGGCGATCCGCGCCGCCTTTGACCGGCTGCTGCCGCTGTGGCAGCAGCGCTGTCCGCAGGTGGAGCTGCAGGTAGAGTGGGCCCCCACCACCCGCATTGAGCAGTGGATAGCCGATGGCCGGCGCGCCGACGCGGTGATTGTCACCACGGAAGCCATGGACCGGCTGGTGGAGCAGGCGGTGGTGGAGGCCGGCAGCCGCCGCGAACTGGTGGATTCAACCATCGGGGTGGCGACGCTGCCTGATGCCGCACAGCCGGACCTCAGCAGCGCGGCGGCGCTGAAGCAGAGCCTGCTCCAGGCCCGCTCGGTGGGCTATTCGCTCGGCGGTGCCAGCGGCATCTGGTTTAAAACGGTGCTGGAGCGGCTCGACATCACCCAGGCGGTGAACGCCCGCGCCAGCACTATCGACGAGGGGTTTACCGCCCGGCTGCTGCTGGAGGGAAAAGCGGATCTGGCCGTGCAGCAAATCAGCGAGCTGCTCACCGTGCCGGGCATCAAAATCGCCGGGCCGCTACCGGATGAGCTACAAAAGGTGCTCTCATTCCCCGGCGCGCTGTTCCGCAACGCCGGCCGGCCCGCTGAAGCCGCCGCGCTGCTGGCGTTTCTGCGATCGGACGCAGCACGCGAGGTGTTTCAGGCCTGCGGCCTGACGCCACGAGCCTGA
- a CDS encoding alpha-hydroxy acid oxidase: protein MTTSVSPSSLTAAAPAVTTAPEPAKKTPRAFRDLLSLDDFERHARRRLPNMIYQYVAGGVESGQGIAGNFDAYQRFKFIPRMFRDVSGRSQATTLFGHTYQHPFGVAPLGGASFVAYQADIALAKAARQMNVPMILSASSLVRLEDVHAANADAWFQAYLAGDQPRIDRLVERVEAAGYQTLVVTGDTPMLGNREHNIRSGFSMPIKITPKVAFESAINPRWLLGTVAQTFLRHGAPHFENTDAERGPPMMSGKVRNTNARDKLCWKNVEAIRKKWRGNLVIKGLMSPEDAFIARDLGADAVILSNHGGRQLDHTIPPLYTLAEIAASKGAMKVIIDSGIRRGTDVMKAMALGADFVFLGRPFLYASVIGGQRCVEHAMHILSDEIDRDLALIGVRTPAELDASYLRKL, encoded by the coding sequence ATGACAACCTCAGTCAGCCCCTCATCGTTGACCGCCGCGGCTCCGGCCGTGACAACAGCCCCAGAGCCGGCAAAGAAAACGCCGCGTGCGTTCCGCGATCTGCTGTCGCTGGACGACTTTGAGCGCCATGCGCGCCGCCGGCTGCCGAATATGATCTATCAGTACGTCGCCGGCGGCGTGGAGAGCGGCCAGGGGATTGCCGGTAACTTTGACGCCTACCAGCGCTTTAAATTTATCCCGCGCATGTTCCGCGACGTCTCGGGCCGCAGCCAGGCCACCACGCTGTTCGGCCACACGTATCAGCATCCGTTCGGCGTGGCACCGCTGGGCGGCGCCTCCTTTGTCGCCTATCAGGCCGATATTGCGCTGGCTAAGGCCGCGCGGCAGATGAACGTGCCGATGATCCTCAGCGCCTCGTCGCTGGTCAGGCTGGAGGACGTGCACGCCGCCAATGCCGATGCGTGGTTCCAGGCCTATCTGGCCGGCGATCAGCCGCGCATTGACCGTCTGGTGGAACGCGTTGAAGCCGCCGGATACCAGACGCTGGTGGTTACCGGCGACACGCCAATGCTGGGCAACCGCGAGCACAACATCCGCAGCGGGTTCAGCATGCCGATTAAAATCACCCCGAAGGTGGCGTTTGAAAGCGCCATAAACCCGCGCTGGCTGCTGGGCACCGTCGCGCAAACCTTCCTGCGCCACGGCGCGCCGCACTTTGAAAACACCGACGCCGAGCGCGGCCCGCCGATGATGTCCGGCAAGGTGCGCAACACCAACGCCCGCGACAAGCTGTGCTGGAAAAACGTTGAGGCCATCCGCAAAAAATGGCGCGGCAATCTGGTGATTAAGGGGCTGATGTCGCCGGAGGATGCGTTTATCGCCCGCGACCTTGGTGCGGACGCGGTGATCCTCTCTAACCACGGCGGACGTCAGCTCGATCACACCATTCCGCCGCTGTATACGCTGGCGGAGATCGCCGCCAGCAAAGGCGCAATGAAGGTGATTATCGACAGCGGCATCCGCCGCGGCACCGACGTGATGAAGGCGATGGCGCTGGGGGCCGACTTTGTGTTTCTCGGCCGTCCGTTCCTCTACGCGAGCGTTATCGGCGGCCAGCGCTGCGTGGAGCATGCGATGCATATTCTTAGCGACGAGATCGACCGCGACCTGGCGCTGATCGGCGTGCGAACCCCGGCAGAGCTGGATGCCAGCTACCTGCGTAAACTGTAA